Within Anabaena cylindrica PCC 7122, the genomic segment ATATATTAGATAAAAACTTTTTTTGTGCATCTTCTATCAATCACCCCGCCCCAATGATTTTTATATATTTATGGGGAACTGCTAGGAAGAGTCAGGAGAAAACCATAAAACTAGCGATATCCCAGCTATAATGCAAGGCAATCAAAACCATCTCACCTGACTCATACATTATTTAAGACTTAACAAGCCTTACAGGGCAAAATGGACGGGTAAGTACATCTGTATATAAGTTAGCTGCACAGAAAATATTTACTTACTGCACAGAAAAATATTTACTTAGTTGTTTAGTTTACACCTGTATTTTAAGTATTTTTAATCTACACTTACTCAATCGGCATTGTGTACATAAACAAACCACCTATTAAGCTAGTCAATTGGTGGTTATATGCGCTTATATGTGGAGGTCTAGGGTGTGGGGTTATTTTGATATCTCTGTACAATCCCTCTTGACATTATTCTGTAATTTAACTCGCGGCTAATAATTTTTTATATTCCCGTGCTAATTCTTCAGCAGTCATGCCAGATAGATCAACATTCTCTATTTCTTTAGGTTCTGCGGGGTTGTCGATTACATACCCTTTCGACTCAACACTCTTAATGGCTATATTTGGATCAAGTAGGTAATAGAAGCCATACTCTCTTTCCAACTTGCTATGGACATTTATAGAACTAGATAAAGCTGCTATGGCTCTAAAATTTAGATCCTTTTCCTCTTCTAGTTGGTTTAGTAAGAGGTTGCTTAATTTTTCTCTAATCTTGGTATTTACTAAACATCCAGTAATAGAATTTTTAGAAATTATCTTAATCCAGTCTTGGCTAAAATCAATATCACTTAGTTCTGATTCAACTTCTATCTTTACCTCTTGTACTGCATCCTTGATAGGGTTCAGAATAAGACTATCTTGATAGTCCTTATACCACCTGTATAACGTCCGTCTGGGGATTTTAGAGGTCTTCTCAATCTCACCAATCTTTATTCCTTTTTTGAGCAATTCAAATATTCTTAATTTATCCTCTTTATTAGCCATATCAGTATAGTGTCATTTTATTTTACTATTATGGCACTAAATCTGGCACAGTGTCACAGCCTAAAAGCCAGCATTGCTCCTATGTGAATGTGAATTAGTCCCCCAAAGTTAGGGGGACTAGATTGTTAACAACTAGCTAACATATCTAAAGCAGCATCTCTTAAAAGTACATCCTCCAAAGCTTTAGCCCAAAGCTTGATATGCTCTCTCAATTTGATGCCGTAGCCTTCAATTACTTCCTTAGCATCATCAAGATTTTTGCTATTTATTAAATGCTGCACAAATTGGAATTTTACGCTAAATTCGGCATCCTCTTGATGAATATCTCTTATCAAAATTCGTTCCGAGTTGCGAGACTGTTTAGGCTTTGGCTCTACCAGATGCTTTTCACTTTCCTCAGTTGCCACAGTGTTGTCAAATTTCAATAGCTGCCTATGCCCCTCATGCCATTTGCTTTGTGCTATCTGTAAGGCTTTTATGCTTTCAAAATTAGCACCAATTACATTTTGTAGAATATCTTGTAATGCTCTATTATGTATTGCCTTATCTTCAGTGAGGAAACCAAAATTATCTGCCCTAGCTATTGATGCTTCTAGTTTCTCCACAACCTTGACTGCTTCCCAGTAATCATTTGAATTGATAGCAACAACCAAAGCATCTTCAAACCATCTTCTAGTACCTGAGTAATCTTGCGATTGAATATCCTTACTCATTACGTGGGATAGCTCAGAAGGAATTTTAAACTGTGCGAGTATCTCCTGTTCCTTGGCTATTTCTAATGCTTCTTTAGCTTGCCATGCAGTAAACACAGCCTCCCTACCATCTGGAATGGGTATAGCAGCACCATTGGCATCTAAAGCTAGTTTTTCTTGTTGGTTGCCTTTCTTATCTGTGTACACTGTTACCTCAAAATCAGGAGCAGCCAACCCATGCACCCTTACCCGCTTTTTGGCTGTCTTGCCTTCCTTCTGCACTTCTACAGTAATTTGCCCCAACTGTGGCAACTTGTACCCAATCAAACCAACCAATCGACGCAAGATAAACATATTGCTTGGCTGTGCTTCTTTTGGATCATGAAAATCACAGATAAATAGTTTTAAATCACCCATGTTTTTTCTGACAGCATTACCAGCTTCTACTGCTAGAGGATGATATTCATGTAATCCATTGGCGGCTAAAACTTCTTTGATTCTGCAAATATTAACAAGAGAAGCAATTTTAGAAGCCATTAGCTTTTGATTATCATCCCAGATTGCTCTATGTCCATCACCGTTTTTTTGAGCATAGTTGATATAATTTTTATCCTGCCTTGGAAGACTGCTATCAAAGTTATTAATCAAATAGTGCCTTTTAATTTCCGTGTACCAACCCTCATCATTTTTTCTAGCCAGTTCTGCATCAACTGGTATTTGGTAAGTTTTGGCTAAATTAGCTTTATCTTTTTGATATCTTTCCTCTTGTGTAAGTGTGGCTTTTTTGTCTAATTCTTCCAGTTTGTCATCGTCAATATCAGCAGCTACTTCTATCTTCTCTAGGTGAGTATCGTAGGTTTCTTGGCGTGTTTCCTTGACTGGTAAAATGCTGTATTCTTCCTCCTCATCTTTCTTTAGATTAATAATTTCATGCCCTTCTGCTTTCAAATCTTCTAATATCTGAAAGCGATATTTATTAAACCCGTCGTTAATCAAAGCTCCACAAATTGCCCAGTGAGTAAGATAAATATTTTCAAAGCTACCCTCTAGGCTTTCCTCAAATCCCATCTCAACCAATAACTGAACATTAGCTTTATCTTTCTTGTATTCTCCTGCTAGAAGTGCCTTAACTGATGTTGCACCATTGCCGATTTTATTACTATTAATCCCAGTGGGAGAAATATATAAATAGCGTGGCACTGCTTTACGATATCGGCTTAAGTGTTGCCTTACTGAGTCGCAAGCTTGAACACCTTGGAAGATACCAAAAACACAATCAAAATAATCAAAATCTAAACTTACACCTGTTTCAATAGTTGGACTACAAACTACTATCTGATAGCCTTCTATTGATTCTTTAAAATGATTCAAAGCACCATAAGCAGGATGTCCAGGTTCACCAACCGTGAGGCTATCAATTCTTAATATCTTGACATCTGGTAATAATTTTTTAACGTGGGCTTCTATTACTTGAGTTCCCCATGTTGACCGGGCTTTTTGTCCACTTGTACAGAGCATGATTTTTTCACCAGCTTCTAATTTTTTTAGTAAATCAGAAACTAATCTAGCTGGGTTTTTATCTGCATAATTGTAGACTTTCCACTTATCCTTATCATCTCTGACGTAGTTGTTTAGTATGCCAAAAGTCTTAACTTCATCGTCAATCTGATTAACGATAAAATCAATTCCGTCGTCTCGTAAATCAGCATCAGCAATGATAATTTTACCACCGGACTGATGAATAATGTTGAGTAGTTTTTTGAACTGCTTTAGAATAGCAACTCTCTTTTTTCTGCAAGTTTTACTATTTAAAACGTGCCATTTAAGTTGCTGTATTTCATCCAATATTAAATAACAGCCTTTCCAATCTTCTGGGTTAAGCTTTAACAAGCTGTCAATACATAATCCTAGATGTCTTTTGTGACCCTCTTCCGATCTCTCATCTATGTACTGTAATCCTAAATCGTCACAAATAGCCTTACCCAACGCTACACGGTGCGTAACAAGCAATACTTTCCTTTCTCCACTGTAGACAAGTGGACTAACAATATGATTAATATAGCTAGTTTTACCCGCACCCTTATGAGCTTTTAGCCACAGTAAAACCCAATCAGAAGATAATTTAAAATCTGGTTTTCTATTACCTTTCTCATCTTCTACTAACAGATATTTTCTATCTAGTTCAACATCGGGAGGATAGGTTAATTGTTTTAGTTGTGCAGTTTTCCACTCATGGAACTTTTTGCAATTGCGATATATTTCATCAACTTTACCTACACCGCAATTAACAAGAATATCATCCAAGCCCTTACCAAGTTGATGCTCCCAACTGGCAACGTTAACAGAGCATGACCGATACTGTAGCAACTTACCAACTTTATCAATTTGAAGATTTACGTTACGAATAGTTCTGCGTTTATTATCAGAGTCAAAAGCAAAAATAACCTTTCTTTTGCTACCTAAGAAGGGTATAAGCTGCGGTATCAGGTGGGGCTTACCAATCTTGTTTCCTTCTGAGTCTTTTGGTTGTCTACAGACAAGTGTAACGCCAGAAAAACCAATACAAACATAACCAGCCGTTAATCCTGCTAGAGTCTTTTTAACACCTTCTGTCAGCATTACAGCAACATTGTTCTCTATTACCCAATTCCAGAATATAAGAGGCTTCTCTACTACATCCTGATAGTTTTCTGGTAAACTTACCCCGGCTTTAGCTGCTATTAGCTCCCAAATATTACTAGAAACTTTTAAGAAAAAACACTCAGGAATCGTTTCTGGTGGTTGCTCATACTTTATAGTTTTCCCATCTTTATCGGTTCTAGGTTTATTGGGCTTGAAACATCCCCACAGACTATCAGAACCGTCTACTAGATTAATCCCATTACACCACCATCCACCTAAATTAAGATGCCCGTAGCGGTTCATCCAATAGCTTGAAAGTCTGCCAGTGTTGAGGCGGTCAAGCTTGTCTGAGTACAATAAATAGTCATAAGCTAAATTACCTGACAAGCTAATTACATTTAATGCTGCAAGCTCAGAGTCAACACCTGAACTAATTACCAGTTCTTCCCAGTGCTGGCTATCAATATGATCCGGTTTAGTCTGTTCTGGTTTAACCTGTTCTGACTTAACCTGTTCTGGTTTAGCTATTGGCAATAATTCCTGATGCCTACGCGCTCTCTTGATTCTTGCTTTTAATCTATTGGTCTTTCTAAAGGCTGATACCAGCGAACAGGAGAATAGAACCTGCCACAGCTTTTTGATTAGTTCAGAATTAAATAATGAAGATGTAGAAAGTATCATGCTACACCCCCAATTAAGTGAGTGTTAGCAGAATTTAAAACAGCGTCGTATTCTTTCTTTTTTAACCACCTGAACCATCTACCACAATCAGAGCAGTATTCCCCCGCAGCGTGTGGTGAGCTTGGTGGCTGTTGTCTAATCTCTTTTCTGGGATGTTGACAGATTATAGTAGAATCTACTATAATACTGTTATATAAAAAAGATTTATTTGGTAAAAAAACAACCCGTTGATTGTCTGAGATTTGATTTATTTGTTTTACATTTTTCAAAGCCTGTAACTCCCTTTTCTCTCTAGAGTTACTGGTTATTCTTTTTA encodes:
- a CDS encoding helix-turn-helix domain-containing protein, yielding MANKEDKLRIFELLKKGIKIGEIEKTSKIPRRTLYRWYKDYQDSLILNPIKDAVQEVKIEVESELSDIDFSQDWIKIISKNSITGCLVNTKIREKLSNLLLNQLEEEKDLNFRAIAALSSSINVHSKLEREYGFYYLLDPNIAIKSVESKGYVIDNPAEPKEIENVDLSGMTAEELAREYKKLLAAS
- a CDS encoding plasmid replication protein, CyRepA1 family; amino-acid sequence: MILSTSSLFNSELIKKLWQVLFSCSLVSAFRKTNRLKARIKRARRHQELLPIAKPEQVKSEQVKPEQTKPDHIDSQHWEELVISSGVDSELAALNVISLSGNLAYDYLLYSDKLDRLNTGRLSSYWMNRYGHLNLGGWWCNGINLVDGSDSLWGCFKPNKPRTDKDGKTIKYEQPPETIPECFFLKVSSNIWELIAAKAGVSLPENYQDVVEKPLIFWNWVIENNVAVMLTEGVKKTLAGLTAGYVCIGFSGVTLVCRQPKDSEGNKIGKPHLIPQLIPFLGSKRKVIFAFDSDNKRRTIRNVNLQIDKVGKLLQYRSCSVNVASWEHQLGKGLDDILVNCGVGKVDEIYRNCKKFHEWKTAQLKQLTYPPDVELDRKYLLVEDEKGNRKPDFKLSSDWVLLWLKAHKGAGKTSYINHIVSPLVYSGERKVLLVTHRVALGKAICDDLGLQYIDERSEEGHKRHLGLCIDSLLKLNPEDWKGCYLILDEIQQLKWHVLNSKTCRKKRVAILKQFKKLLNIIHQSGGKIIIADADLRDDGIDFIVNQIDDEVKTFGILNNYVRDDKDKWKVYNYADKNPARLVSDLLKKLEAGEKIMLCTSGQKARSTWGTQVIEAHVKKLLPDVKILRIDSLTVGEPGHPAYGALNHFKESIEGYQIVVCSPTIETGVSLDFDYFDCVFGIFQGVQACDSVRQHLSRYRKAVPRYLYISPTGINSNKIGNGATSVKALLAGEYKKDKANVQLLVEMGFEESLEGSFENIYLTHWAICGALINDGFNKYRFQILEDLKAEGHEIINLKKDEEEEYSILPVKETRQETYDTHLEKIEVAADIDDDKLEELDKKATLTQEERYQKDKANLAKTYQIPVDAELARKNDEGWYTEIKRHYLINNFDSSLPRQDKNYINYAQKNGDGHRAIWDDNQKLMASKIASLVNICRIKEVLAANGLHEYHPLAVEAGNAVRKNMGDLKLFICDFHDPKEAQPSNMFILRRLVGLIGYKLPQLGQITVEVQKEGKTAKKRVRVHGLAAPDFEVTVYTDKKGNQQEKLALDANGAAIPIPDGREAVFTAWQAKEALEIAKEQEILAQFKIPSELSHVMSKDIQSQDYSGTRRWFEDALVVAINSNDYWEAVKVVEKLEASIARADNFGFLTEDKAIHNRALQDILQNVIGANFESIKALQIAQSKWHEGHRQLLKFDNTVATEESEKHLVEPKPKQSRNSERILIRDIHQEDAEFSVKFQFVQHLINSKNLDDAKEVIEGYGIKLREHIKLWAKALEDVLLRDAALDMLASC